The bacterium genome has a segment encoding these proteins:
- a CDS encoding DUF2085 domain-containing protein, which yields MRNTFWQQTERILRPLIPWLPLLISIVLTILAVIILSAPLFAVFNLSFISQPLYALGRLCCHQLPERSFSFFGHPWGLCARCSGFYLAFWLVAISFPLWRTWLNNFPLRYFLILLIPFSFDCLLQFLGWYPGNNWVRVTTGGLAGFGTGLTLLSCFINQQVRK from the coding sequence GTGAGAAATACATTCTGGCAACAAACTGAACGAATCTTACGTCCATTAATTCCGTGGTTACCGCTGCTTATCTCGATTGTATTAACTATCCTTGCGGTAATTATCCTTAGCGCTCCACTTTTTGCTGTGTTCAATCTTTCCTTTATATCACAACCGCTCTATGCGCTTGGTAGGCTTTGCTGTCATCAATTACCAGAACGTAGTTTTTCCTTTTTCGGCCACCCTTGGGGATTATGCGCGAGATGTAGCGGGTTTTATCTTGCGTTCTGGTTAGTAGCGATATCGTTTCCGCTTTGGCGAACCTGGCTCAACAACTTCCCGCTACGTTATTTTCTCATTTTACTTATCCCGTTTAGTTTCGACTGCCTGCTGCAATTTCTCGGGTGGTATCCCGGCAACAACTGGGTGCGGGTAACTACTGGCGGTTTAGCTGGTTTCGGTACTGGATTAACGCTTTTAAGCTGTTTTATTAACCAACAGGTAAGAAAATGA